A genomic region of Candidatus Methylomirabilota bacterium contains the following coding sequences:
- a CDS encoding HD domain-containing phosphohydrolase, giving the protein MSDLVRGRGQAAPPPAPDPATAPPPAETPAPPAETPPVRLASRTPARPTPPAPATPRPAARPEAPVAKKAAPDAAKPVTRGAPTEAVEQLFAELQRFLARVGDLIDKGVSFPWAELERLIGHALESLEASGELFWVANRPAPAEGADQLAFHQARVAVLAMRVGANVGLERPRLVELGVAGSLIDVALWQLSPALARRPGALSSEEQSQYRAHPRLGAELIQRWSPPFEGVVEMVLQHHEREQGQGFPQGLTGAAIRPDAKILGLVDTYAGLTALGSLKSGLQSHEAIRDIVRSKRESFPPLLIKALLSEISVFPPGTVVRLNTGEVGRVIAVNRNHPLRPRIEVFDAKGQRLAAPKMIDLSEAPFLYITGPVSESAR; this is encoded by the coding sequence ATGAGCGATCTCGTCCGGGGCCGCGGGCAGGCCGCCCCGCCGCCGGCGCCCGATCCGGCGACCGCTCCCCCGCCGGCCGAGACGCCGGCGCCGCCGGCGGAGACCCCGCCCGTCCGCCTCGCCTCGCGGACGCCCGCGCGCCCGACTCCCCCGGCCCCGGCCACCCCGCGCCCGGCTGCGCGGCCCGAGGCTCCGGTGGCCAAGAAGGCCGCTCCGGACGCGGCCAAGCCCGTGACGCGCGGGGCGCCGACCGAGGCGGTGGAGCAGCTCTTCGCCGAGCTCCAGCGGTTCCTCGCGCGCGTCGGCGACCTGATCGACAAGGGAGTGTCCTTCCCGTGGGCGGAGCTGGAGCGGCTGATCGGGCACGCGCTCGAGTCGCTCGAGGCATCGGGCGAGCTGTTCTGGGTGGCCAACCGTCCCGCGCCGGCCGAGGGCGCCGATCAGCTCGCCTTCCATCAGGCGCGCGTCGCCGTGCTCGCGATGCGCGTCGGCGCCAACGTCGGTCTCGAGCGGCCGCGACTGGTCGAGCTGGGGGTCGCCGGCTCGCTCATCGACGTCGCGCTCTGGCAGCTCTCCCCGGCCCTCGCGCGCCGCCCTGGCGCGCTGTCCTCCGAGGAGCAGAGCCAGTACCGGGCCCATCCCCGGCTGGGGGCCGAGCTGATCCAGCGCTGGTCGCCGCCGTTCGAGGGAGTGGTCGAGATGGTCTTGCAGCACCACGAGCGCGAGCAGGGCCAGGGCTTCCCCCAGGGGCTCACGGGCGCGGCGATCCGTCCCGATGCGAAGATCCTGGGGCTCGTGGACACCTACGCGGGGTTGACGGCGCTCGGCTCGCTCAAGTCGGGTCTGCAGTCGCACGAAGCCATCCGGGACATCGTGCGGTCCAAGCGCGAGTCCTTCCCGCCCCTGCTCATCAAGGCGCTTCTGAGCGAGATCTCGGTCTTTCCGCCGGGCACGGTCGTGCGCCTGAATACGGGCGAGGTGGGGCGCGTGATCGCGGTGAACCGCAACCATCCGCTGAGGCCGCGCATCGAGGTGTTCGACGCCAAGGGCCAGCGGCTGGCCGCGCCGAAGATGATCGACCTGTCGGAGGCGCCATTCCTCTACATCACCGGCCCGGTCTCGGAGAGCGCGCGGTGA
- a CDS encoding polysaccharide biosynthesis tyrosine autokinase: MAQYEMNLRDYWLIVRRRRFTIIWVTLVFVGVSFWFAKQKVPLYEATAAVKFEQSTSLSGLLVEVLSYSTADSIETQASLIKSYPILEEAARRMGKLPQTTRGEALRESKAYMAALDSIAGKVRTARIPSTSILEITATSSNPREARDLANTMAETYRDYNRSVRNARITEARKFIEAQLREVEGRVKRAEEEVWAFREANRIIAPGAESSVLLSLFTQLRSDIEKTRQQRTELELAQVRLARTDPASLAERVFVESSNPALQKLQATQVELLLERNNLALEVTSRHPRLQALEERMREVRSEMRREVAAQIALLRSREDILNRQMGELLQKNREVPAIELGLQRLQRDAKVNDDLLTLLKTKHQEALIKESEGIEEVMLVRPATEPASPVGAETFNMVIVGALLGLMLGLVVAFVQETLDTSIGTIEDVESYLQIPVLGIVPHIDARETMQRLIERRPALAGMEPDALQSHALLITHFDPKSPVAEAYRTLRTNIQFMRMERQGKLLVITSPTLQEGKTTTIVNLALTMAQNGQRTLLVGANLRRPSIHRFFGIEREPGLSDILVGNAQWRDCIRTVADILMGRFEMEDIMASPGLDNLHIIESGPVPANPSELLSTPAMGAFLREAREEYDIVLIDTPPVLPVTDSAIVAGQTDGVILVYQAGKVGRLVLKRAKAHLESARAKVWGVVLNDVQTEIAGYAYTHYYTHYYGEETPAEAPPGGVQRLWGSLRARLRGRRSTAGVAPPTAPSKPAAAKRENAGAASNVAGRRKSRSGLGSLLMLVGLVAVLFALVAWQMGWLARDRPPRELLRKRLEAPASVPAPLPPAPSVPPRPQSTVPADPRGDAVAPAVSPPPSVQATSPMPPALSAPPPSADAPAAPPAPSMVPVAPSARAMTRVAPPAPPMVPAAPPARAMRPAAPPAPPMVPAAPPARAMTPAARPAPPMTPAAPSAKALAPAAPSAKAITPATPSARATAPTLTPAPAAVPTPAETSAPARFAVEFGPFPTVTDAERMERQLNQVGHQTVRFRQQTGAAQYAVLIERVPSLAEAQALIATLQEQGFPEALVLGTGQPLSVRVGELMVLRGAVQLAERLRARGQQIRIAVQPGEAVTFVIRHGNFASRDDAEDRGQELTRLGLPNHVVRVR, encoded by the coding sequence ATGGCGCAGTACGAGATGAACCTCCGCGACTACTGGCTGATCGTCCGTCGGCGCCGGTTCACGATCATCTGGGTCACGCTCGTGTTCGTCGGCGTGAGCTTCTGGTTCGCCAAGCAGAAGGTGCCCCTCTACGAGGCGACGGCGGCCGTCAAGTTCGAGCAGTCCACGTCGTTGTCGGGGCTCCTGGTGGAGGTGCTGTCGTACTCGACGGCCGATTCCATCGAGACGCAGGCGAGCCTCATCAAGAGCTACCCGATCCTCGAGGAAGCGGCCCGGCGGATGGGCAAGCTGCCGCAGACGACCCGGGGCGAGGCGCTGCGGGAGTCCAAGGCCTACATGGCCGCGCTCGACTCGATCGCCGGCAAGGTCCGGACCGCCCGGATCCCCAGCACCAGCATCCTCGAGATCACGGCGACGTCGTCCAACCCGCGGGAGGCGCGCGACCTCGCCAACACGATGGCCGAGACGTACCGGGACTACAACCGGTCGGTCCGCAACGCGCGCATCACGGAGGCGCGGAAGTTCATCGAGGCCCAGCTCCGCGAGGTCGAGGGACGCGTGAAGCGCGCGGAGGAAGAGGTCTGGGCCTTCCGGGAAGCGAACCGGATCATCGCCCCCGGCGCCGAGTCCAGCGTGCTCCTGTCGCTCTTCACGCAGCTCAGGAGCGACATCGAGAAGACGCGGCAGCAACGGACCGAGCTGGAGCTGGCCCAGGTGCGTCTGGCCCGGACGGACCCGGCCAGCCTCGCCGAGCGCGTCTTCGTGGAGAGCTCCAATCCAGCCCTGCAGAAGCTGCAGGCGACGCAGGTCGAGCTGCTCCTCGAGCGCAACAACCTCGCCCTCGAGGTCACCTCGCGGCACCCGCGGCTGCAGGCCCTGGAGGAGCGGATGCGCGAGGTCCGCTCGGAGATGCGCCGGGAGGTCGCCGCCCAGATCGCCCTTCTGCGCAGCCGCGAGGACATCCTCAACCGTCAGATGGGCGAGCTGCTCCAGAAGAACCGCGAGGTGCCGGCGATCGAGCTGGGGCTGCAGCGCCTGCAGCGCGATGCCAAGGTCAACGACGACCTGCTGACGCTGCTCAAGACGAAACACCAGGAGGCCCTGATCAAGGAGTCGGAGGGCATCGAGGAGGTCATGCTGGTCCGGCCGGCGACGGAGCCGGCCTCCCCGGTCGGCGCCGAGACCTTCAACATGGTGATCGTCGGCGCGCTGCTGGGCCTGATGCTGGGGCTGGTGGTGGCCTTCGTGCAGGAGACGCTCGACACCTCGATCGGCACCATCGAAGACGTCGAGAGCTACCTGCAGATCCCGGTACTGGGCATCGTGCCCCACATCGACGCGCGGGAGACGATGCAGCGCCTCATCGAGCGCCGCCCCGCCCTGGCCGGGATGGAGCCCGACGCGCTCCAGAGCCACGCCCTGCTCATCACCCACTTCGATCCGAAGTCGCCCGTGGCCGAAGCCTACCGGACCCTGCGTACGAACATCCAGTTCATGCGCATGGAGCGCCAGGGCAAGCTCCTGGTGATCACGAGCCCGACGCTCCAGGAAGGCAAGACGACGACCATCGTCAACCTGGCCCTGACGATGGCGCAGAACGGCCAGCGCACGCTGCTCGTCGGCGCCAACCTGCGCCGGCCGTCCATCCACCGCTTCTTCGGCATCGAACGCGAGCCCGGCCTCTCGGACATCCTCGTCGGCAACGCGCAGTGGCGCGATTGCATCCGCACGGTGGCCGACATCCTCATGGGCCGTTTCGAGATGGAAGACATCATGGCCTCGCCGGGACTCGACAACCTGCACATCATCGAGTCCGGCCCGGTCCCGGCCAACCCCTCCGAACTGCTCTCGACGCCGGCCATGGGCGCCTTCCTCCGCGAGGCGAGGGAGGAGTACGACATCGTCCTCATCGACACGCCGCCGGTCCTGCCGGTGACCGACTCGGCGATCGTGGCCGGGCAGACCGATGGCGTCATCCTCGTCTACCAGGCGGGCAAGGTCGGCCGGCTGGTCCTCAAGCGCGCCAAGGCGCATCTGGAGTCCGCGCGGGCGAAGGTGTGGGGCGTGGTGCTCAATGACGTCCAGACGGAGATCGCGGGCTACGCCTACACGCACTACTACACCCACTATTACGGTGAGGAGACGCCGGCCGAGGCGCCGCCGGGAGGCGTGCAGCGGCTCTGGGGCTCTCTCCGCGCGCGGCTCCGCGGCCGACGATCGACGGCCGGCGTGGCGCCGCCGACCGCGCCATCAAAGCCCGCGGCGGCGAAGCGGGAGAACGCCGGAGCGGCGAGCAACGTGGCCGGACGGAGGAAATCCCGCAGCGGGCTCGGCAGCCTGCTGATGCTCGTCGGGCTCGTTGCCGTCTTGTTCGCGCTCGTCGCCTGGCAGATGGGGTGGCTGGCCCGCGACCGGCCCCCGCGGGAGCTGCTGCGCAAGAGGCTCGAGGCGCCTGCCTCGGTCCCGGCGCCACTGCCGCCGGCGCCGTCGGTTCCGCCGCGGCCCCAGTCCACGGTGCCCGCCGATCCGAGAGGCGATGCCGTCGCGCCGGCCGTCTCGCCGCCGCCGAGCGTCCAGGCAACGTCGCCGATGCCACCGGCCCTGTCGGCTCCGCCGCCCTCGGCCGATGCGCCCGCGGCGCCGCCTGCACCGTCCATGGTGCCCGTCGCTCCCTCTGCGAGGGCGATGACGCGCGTCGCGCCGCCCGCACCGCCCATGGTGCCCGCCGCTCCCCCTGCGAGGGCGATGAGGCCCGCCGCGCCGCCCGCACCGCCCATGGTGCCCGCCGCTCCCCCTGCGAGGGCGATGACGCCCGCCGCTCGGCCCGCGCCGCCGATGACGCCCGCTGCTCCCTCTGCGAAGGCCCTGGCGCCCGCGGCACCGTCTGCGAAAGCCATCACGCCCGCCACTCCGTCGGCGCGGGCCACCGCGCCCACGCTCACCCCCGCGCCGGCGGCGGTACCGACACCCGCCGAGACGTCTGCGCCGGCGCGCTTCGCCGTCGAGTTCGGCCCCTTCCCCACGGTGACCGACGCCGAGCGGATGGAACGCCAGCTGAATCAGGTGGGCCACCAGACCGTGCGCTTCCGCCAGCAGACCGGCGCCGCCCAGTACGCGGTGCTCATCGAGCGCGTACCGAGTCTGGCCGAGGCGCAGGCCCTCATCGCCACGCTCCAGGAACAGGGCTTTCCCGAGGCCCTGGTGCTCGGCACAGGCCAGCCGCTCAGCGTCAGGGTCGGCGAGCTGATGGTGCTGCGCGGCGCCGTCCAGCTCGCCGAGCGCCTGCGGGCCCGGGGTCAGCAGATCCGGATCGCGGTCCAGCCCGGCGAAGCCGTGACCTTCGTCATCCGTCACGGCAACTTCGCCTCGCGCGATGATGCCGAAGACAGGGGGCAGGAACTGACGCGTCTGGGTCTGCCGAACCACGTGGTCCGGGTGAGATAG